One Choloepus didactylus isolate mChoDid1 chromosome 8, mChoDid1.pri, whole genome shotgun sequence DNA window includes the following coding sequences:
- the LOC119543239 gene encoding aldo-keto reductase family 1 member C1 homolog: protein MDLKHRCVQLNNGRFIPVLGLGTYAPEEVPKSEAEQATKTAIDAGYRHIDAAHVFENEEEVGQAIRSKIADGTVKREDIFYTSKLWITFLRPELVRPALESSLKKLQLDYVDLYIIHFPTALKPGKDLWPKDEHGKCIFDTVDLHATWEALEKCKDAGLTKSIGVSNFNHKQLERILNKPGLKYKPVCNQVECHPYLNQRKLLDFCKSKDIVLVAYSALGSHRDKKWVDQKAPVLLDEPVIYDIAKKHKPTPALIALRYQIQRGAVILAKSFIE from the exons ATGGATCTCAAACATCGTTGTGTGCAACTAAACAATGGTCGCTTCATTCCTGTACTGGGACTTGGCACCTATGCACCAGAAGAG GTTCCCAAGAGTGAGGCGGAACAGGCCACCAAGACAGCAATTGATGCTGGGTATCGCCATATTGATGCTGCGCATGTGTTTGAAAATGAAGAGGAGGTTGGACAGGCCATCCGGAGCAAGATTGCAGATGGCACAGTGAAGAGGGAAGACATATTCTACACTTCAAAG CTTTGGATCACTTTCCTTCGACCAGAGTTGGTCCGACCAGCCTTGGAAAGCTCCCTGAAGAAACTTCAGCTGGACTATGTCGACCTCTACATTATTCATTTCCCAACAGCTCTGAAG CCTGGGAAGGATCTTTGGCCAAAAGATGAACATGGAAAATGCATATTCGACACAGTGGATCTCCATGCCACGTGGGAG GCCCTGGAGAAGTGTAAGGACGCGGGATTGACCAAGTCCATCGGCGTGTCCAACTTCAACCACAAGCAGCTGGAGAGGATCCTGAACAAGCCAGGGCTCAAGTACAAGCCCGTCTGCAACCAG GTAGAATGCCACCCTTATCTCAACCAGAGAAAGCTGTTGGACTTCTGCAAGTCAAAAGATATTGTGCTTGTGGCCTACAGTGCTCTGGGATCCCATCGAGATAAAAAGTG GGTGGACCAGAAGGCACCTGTTCTCTTGGATGAGCCAGTGATTTATGACATCGCCAAAAAGCACAAGCCCACCCCAGCCCTGATTGCCCTTCGCTACCAGATACAGCGTGGGGCCGTGATCCTGGCCAAGAGTTTCATTGAGTGA